A DNA window from Trypanosoma brucei brucei TREU927 chromosome 10, whole genome shotgun sequence contains the following coding sequences:
- a CDS encoding small GTPase, putative: MTSSFLAHPKVLLMGLRKSGKTSIQKVVFEGMQPHHCVDLTTTVQPEKSTVCSYDFVNFEVWDFPGQTDPFDLNNTVHYDVGVLLENCGAIVFVMDCGELIDDSHARLVETVCAAYDRDPELSVEVFIHKVDKLSEDHQADLLTSLQRRVEAEARQRLNATAQLRLNFNLTSIYDHSVFQAFSSVVQKLMKLQIPYITELLQILNSNSNLDLSYLFLSRSKIFLSVDERNRVKTRTYEICSDAIEVMMGMNRIYSKGKEQGEGDEEEVSSGARGTEAEVYAGANIVIKLSSDDCIYVKELPNSLTLVSMVKNESFRNRILIDHNISAFYNAAYSIFRRN; this comes from the coding sequence ATGACATCCAGTTTTCTCGCACATCCCAAAGTCCTTTTGATGGGACTGCGCAAGTCTGGAAAGACCAGCATACAAAAGGTTGTATTTGAGGGTATGCAGCCGCACCACTGTGTGGACCTTACAACCACCGTACAACCGGAGAAGAGTACCGTTTGCTCCTATGACTTTGTGAACTTTGAGGTGTGGGACTTTCCGGGGCAAACTGACCCATTCGACTTAAACAACACGGTTCACTACGACGTGGGTGTCCTCTTGGAGAACTGCGGTGCTATCGTTTTTGTGATGGATTGTGGTGAGTTGATCGACGATTCCCATGCTCGTCTCGTGGAAACCGTATGTGCTGCTTATGACCGTGATCCAGAGCTCTCAGTGGAGGTGTTTATACATAAAGTGGATAAATTAAGCGAAGATCATCAGGCTGATCTGCTCACGAGTCTTCAGCGACGTGTAGAGGCTGAGGCAAGACAGCGCCTAAACGCCACCGCGCAGTTGCGCTTGAACTTCAACCTAACGTCAATCTATGACCACTCTGTTTTCCAAGCCTTCTCGTCGGTGGTGCAGAAGCTCATGAAACTGCAGATCCCTTATATCACAGAGCTTCTGCAGATTCTAAATAGTAATAGCAACTTGGATCTCTCTTATTTGTTCTTGAGTAGGTCCAAAATTTTCTTGTCTGTGGACGAGCGAAATCGTGTCAAGACTCGCACATATGAAATTTGTAGTGATGCTATCGAGGTAATGATGGGAATGAATCGTATTTATAGCAAGGGGAAGGAACAGGGGGAAggtgatgaagaagaggtaaGCAGTGGTGCCCGGGGGACGGAAGCTGAGGTTTATGCCGGAGCAAACATTGTAATCAAACTTAGTAGCGATGACTGCATTTACGTTAAGGAGTTGCCAAACTCTCTTACACTCGTGTCAATGGTAAAAAATGAGTCCTTTCGTAACCGAATTCTCATTGATCATAACATCTCAGCATTCTATAACGCTGCTTATAGTATTTTCCGACGCAACTAG
- a CDS encoding hypothetical protein, conserved (GPI-Anchor Signal predicted for Tb10.6k15.1510 by DGPI v2.04 with cleavage site probability 0.172 near 686), whose amino-acid sequence MDCVYNSVGPLSPFLWPAPHANLVPPGYSPGTVADTMLHISDLTLSLDVLAKALDHSYHPVLYAMETHQLHTRVLYKRQFDLMQYGMVLDEVERLVIVRMPALCGDSGKKVSQEYAALCEDDLNSAPCARHPILPEHCLIVYQLPAKGDGNDAVPTPLFRLVFRNESFNESMKRELADKFPLYRLRSVYVSHKMYYPLRHQVQLYNEASAESVDLPDFDLEESLGLKPLRQLLTAWMMVLEGIAPSWLVDKGVGPDVVTLFLAHHRPEGKYDVKEVLQAYDQLPVENRVRCSYYLTAKRMEQRIKVMPRFPNMINTWRKGSYDVEYFSEVASGTEPTKCLAPCFRMLLCNRKPGRNYVEDDEVAAFIPTDAECEPLQVYNTLAAERLRLWVLKGLLTAELHGIHNLMIEFDVAMVVSECVGLLWGGDEEQRRREVIFHVCKIIVETVEDYVQHSGVIWCATIVTSDEESIRSAELCKDILEVTQIAKARVEIEEGLRVASSGKEDTEEAPSASSETGVSTPGDEKEAHEQVDEVAADPVDNLLYIPGTFQTITNCQIGVVPCRQPFITASKISEDVRDRAMRCGVRLSDAELYPIFLALSGGEETVPISKVVGLILEKQEEATNTGGRRARGSCSMLWPHDHPICALDFCGVPWDVVSVTNFVKGFQRRPYRAWGTKDYRASLMMSGRCEESDTLNYVEFSIMMLALARQ is encoded by the coding sequence ATGGACTGTGTGTATAACTCAGTGGGCCCCCTGTCGCCCTTCTTATGGCCTGCGCCACATGCCAACTTGGTGCCACCTGGTTATTCACCAGGAACCGTGGCTGATACAATGCTTCACATCAGTGACCTCACACTCAGTCTCGATGTGCTCGCAAAAGCATTGGATCACTCATATCATCCCGTTCTTTACGCGATGGAGACTCATCAGCTTCACACACGGGTACTTTACAAGCGTCAGTTTGATTTGATGCAGTATGGAATGGTGCTGGACGAGGTGGAACGGCTCGTTATTGTCAGGATGCCTGCGCTCTGTGGAGACTCCGGTAAGAAAGTTTCACAGGAATATGCCGCACTTTGTGAGGATGATCTCAACAGCGCTCCATGTGCCCGCCATCCCATTCTTCCTGAGCATTGTCTCATAGTTTATCAACTTCCTGCCAAAGGTGATGGCAACGATGCCGTGCCTACGCCGTTGTTCCGACTTGTGTTTCGAAACGAGTCCTTTAACGAGAGTATGAAAAGAGAACTTGCAGATAAGTTTCCGCTCTACCGGCTTCGTTCAGTATACGTGTCACACAAGATGTATTACCCCCTCCGTCATCAGGTACAATTGTATAATGAAGCCTCAGCTGAGAGTGTGGATTTACCCGACTTTGATTTGGAAGAATCCTTAGGGTTGAAACCACTCCGCCAACTTCTCACAGCATGGATGATGGTTTTGGAAGGAATTGCACCTTCGTGGTTGGTGGACAAGGGTGTTGGACCCGATGTtgttactctttttcttgcccACCACAGGCCAGAGGGAAAGTATGATGTAAAAGAGGTGTTACAGGCGTACGACCAACTTCCTGTAGAAAATCGCGTTCGATGTTCCTATTACTTAACAGCAAAGCGTATGGAACAGCGCATCAAAGTGATGCCGCGTTTCCCCAACATGATAAACACGTGGAGGAAAGGTTCCTACGATGTGGAGTACTTCAGCGAAGTTGCTTCCGGGACCGAGCCAACGAAATGTTTGGCGCCCTGTTTCCGGATGTTGCTTTGTAACAGGAAACCGGGAAGAAACTATGttgaggatgatgaggtTGCCGCATTCATACCAACAGATGCAGAATGCGAACCACTGCAGGTCTACAACACACTGGCGGCGGAACGATTACGCTTATGGGTTCTCAAAGGTCTTCTCACGGCCGAGCTGCATGGTATACACAACCTTATGATTGAATTTGATGTCGCCATGGTGGTTTCCGAATGTGTGGGTCTCCTTTGGGGCGGGGATGAGGAACAACGCCGGCGGGAGGTTATATTTCATGTATGTAAAATTATTGTAGAAACCGTAGAAGATTATGTGCAGCACAGCGGTGTTATCTGGTGTGCTACCATTGTCACGTCCGATGAAGAATCCATCCGGTCTGCAGAACTCTGCAAGGATATTTTGGAGGTCACGCAGATAGCAAAGGCCCGTGTCGAGATTGAAGAGGGACTGCGGGTCGCTTCAAGTGGGAAGGAAGATACTGAAGAGGCCCCATCCGCATCCTCAGAAACAGGTGTTAGCACGCCAGGTGACGAAAAGGAGGCCCACGAACAAGTGGATGAAGTTGCGGCGGATCCGGTTGATAACCTGTTGTACATCCCAGGAACATTTCAGACTATAACTAATTGTCAGATAGGAGTTGTTCCTTGCAGGCAACCATTCATCACTGCTTCAAAGATTTCAGAAGATGTGAGAGATCGTGCAATGCGTTGTGGTGTGCGTCTCAGTGATGCCGAACTGTATCCTATCTTCCTTGCCCTTTCTGGTGGAGAAGAGACGGTTCCCATAAGTAAAGTGGTGGGCCTCATTTTggaaaagcaggaggaggcaACCAATACTGGTGGCAGGAGGGCGAGAGGAAGTTGCAGTATGTTGTGGCCTCATGATCATCCGATATGTGCACTTGACTTCTGTGGTGTGCCATGGGATGTGGTGAGTGTTACAAACTTCGTAAAGGGGTTCCAGAGGCGCCCATACCGTGCATGGGGGACAAAAGATTACAGAGCGTCACTCATGATGTCTGGCCGATGTGAAGAGTCGGACACACTGAATTATGTGGAATTCTCAATCATGATGCTTGCATTAGCTCGCCAGTAA